The Crateriforma spongiae DNA window GAACGAGTTGCAGGCAAGGTTCAACATCGTCTTGGGGGAAACACCTCAAGAAGACGATCAGGGCGTGATGCGTGGTGGCATCGGTCCAAGCGATCGTGCGTCGAATCGGCGTGGTTGATTCGCCGGCGACCTGTGAGTGTGTTATGGATCGAGTTTGGCATTCGATCCGCGATGGGCTGATCGGGCGATGGCCTGATTAGGAAGCCTGCACATGTCCCGCTTCGACCAGCCATGCCACAACCGCGTCGGCCACTTGTGCGACGGTCACGTCGTCAGTGCATACTTCGAAGTCACTGACGCTTTGGTATCGCGGGTGACGCCGCTGAAGGACGTCGGCGATTTCATCGACGAAGCTGTGTGAACCCGTCAGTGATGGCCGCTGGGTGTCACCGCCGATCCGCCGAGCGATGGTTGGAACGGAGGCGGTCAGCCAGATCACCGGTCCGGCTTGCTTAAGGCGGGCGAGATTGGCATCTCGTTCGATCACCCCACCGCCACAGTCAATGACCAGTCCATCTTGGCCGGTGAAACGCTGGACGACCGATTCTTCCAGGTCACGAAAGGCGGTCCATCCCTCGGCGTCGACGATCTCAGGAATCGACTTGCCGGCTGTTCGAACGACGGCGTCGTCCAAACTAATTTTCCGCAAGTTCAGTCGACGTGCGATGCGGTTCGCGACGGCACTTTTTCCCGTTCCCCGGTATCCGACCAATACCACGTTCACAGTCGTGACTCCACGACGCGCCGCATGACGTCCCGAGGTGCCGGTTTGCCGGTCCACAGTTCGAACTGGACATAAGCCTGACCCAAGAACATTTCCAACCCTTCGATCGTGCGTCCGCCGGCCGCCATGGTATCGGCCAACAGCTTGGTCCGACGTGGGTTGTAGACGGCGTCAAAGACGGCCAAGTCGCGACGCAACCATGCGGCCGGGATTAGCGTGGCGTCTTCGTTGGGATGCATTCCGACCGGTGAACAGTGGATGATGATGTCCGCCGCATCGACTTCGGGTTTCAATGCTTCGGCGTTCAACCCGCATCCGACGATCGGCGTGCCGCCCTGGGACTGAACATCGGCAACAAGGCTTTGCACCCGAGAATCCGTTTTTCCGGCGATGGCAATACGTTGCGGCGGATTTTCGCGGACCAAGGTGACGGCAATGGCTCGCGCGGCACCGCCGGAGCTCAGGATCAGTACGTTTTTGTCCTGCGGATCAGCGTCGGCGTCAATTAACGCGTTCAGGGCTCCGCGTCCGTCGCTGTTGAAACCGGTCAGCACGCCATCGTTGTTGACCACCGTGTTGATGCATCCGATGCCCTGGGCCGTTGGGTCGACGACGTCGACGTTCTCCATGGCTTCCACTTTGTGCGGAATGGTGACCGACAGTCCTCGGTACCCCATCGCACGCACGCCTCGCAGTGCTTCACCGACTTGGCCCGGCGTCACGTCGTGAGCGACGTAAACATAGGGCAGCCCCAATGCATCAAAGGCGGCATTGTGAATCGCGGGCGACATCGAATGACCGACCGGGTGCCCGAACAGGGCACAGACGATCGTGTCGGGGGTGATTTCGGGCATGGAATGCGGGGGGAAGCGACGAAAAAAGGACCAACGGCGGACAGTGGCGGTCACGCCGCTGTGTGGGGCGACTGCCGAGTCAAGAAACTTGACCTGTCGATGATCTTCACGAGTTGGCCGAAGCGGTTTTCTGTTGAATCAGTTTGTCCAATTCCATCCGCAATTGATCCAAGATCTCGTCGTAACCGAAAGCACCCAACGGTTCGGGGCCGCGTTTCAGATTGACTTTGGCCGGACCGCACCACAGTCCCAAGTCCGCGTCGTCGGTTTCACCAGGACCGTTCACGCGGCATCCCATCACGGCGATCGTGATGTCGTATTGCTTGGCGTATTCGGTCATGACTTTGACGTCGGCGGCCAATTCCACGAAGGCTTCGTTTTCAACGCGGCTGCAACTGGGGCAACTGATGATGTTCAGCCCACCTTCGTTGAAGTTCACCACACTGCGGACGCGTCCGGCGTAGATATCATCGATGATCGATTGTCCTGCGTCGATTTCTTCGGGTTTACGCGGGTTGGGCAACGTCAAGGAAACGCGGACGGTGTCGCCGATGCCTTTACCGATCAACTGCTCAAAAGCGATTCGAGTTTTAATGATGCCTTCCGGCGGCATCCCGGCTTCGGTCACGCCCAGATGCAGCGGCACATCGGGACGGGCTTGGGCGAAGCGGCGATTGACTTTCACCACGTGCTTCGGATCGCTGTCTTTGAGCGAAACGACATAGCGATCAAAGCCCAGTGAATCGACGAACTCGCAGTGTTCCAGCGCGCTTTGGAGCATCGGCGTGATGGAATCGGACGGGTCGTACTTTTCTTTTTTGGCCGGATCGACGCTACCGCAATTGACGCCGATTCGAATGGCACAGTCGTGCTGTGCCGCTTGGTCAATGATGAAGCGGACTTTGTCTTGCCAGGGTTTGTCGCGTTGGTGGTGGTACAGGTGGCCGGGGTTGTATCGAATCTTGTCGACGTACGGCGCGACCTTTTCGGCCAAGCGAAAGTTTTCTTGCAAATCCACCGCCAAGTTGGCCGTGGTGCCGTCGCGGATCACGGCCAGGGCGGCCGCATCCTTGTCGCTGTCCACGGCGATGCGGACCACACCGGCGCCGCGTTTGCGGATCGCTTCGGCCTGTTCGATGGTCGCGTCGGTGTCCTGTGTCTTGGTCGCGGTCATGCTTTGGACCGCGATCGGGTTGTGATCACCGATGGTAATCGTGCCGATACGAACGGCACGTGTTGGATTTCGTTCAATGGTCATGAGGATGATGCTTTGCCCAATTCGGCGGCTTCGCGCTGGTACAGGGACCGGATTTCATCCAGGTCGACGTCGACCGGAGGCAGTTGTGGATCCATCGATAGCAACGTGTCGCAAACAATGGCCGCGACCGATGCATCGCGATACCACTTGTGATCAGCGGGGATGACGTACCAGGGGGCGTGATCTGTGTTGCATTGTTCGATCGCGTCCTCGTAAGCCTCGCGGTACTGGTCCCACTGATCGCGGGCCGCGTAGTCACCGGTGTTCAGTTTCCAGTGCTTGTCGGGATTGTCCAAGCGTTTCTTGAATCGTTCCAGTTGTTCTTCCGGACTGATGTGCAGGTAGAACTTCAGGATCTGGGTCCCCGCTTCGGCCAGCATGTGTTCGAAGTCGTTGATGATCTTGTATCGATCCTTCCATACCCGTTTGGGGACCAAGTCATTCACACGGACGACCAGCACGTCTTCGTAGTGGGATCGATTGAACACGCTGACTTTTCCCGCCGCGGGGGTGCAGCGGTGGATCCGCCACAAGAAATCGTGGGCGCGTTCTTCCTTGGTGGGGACTTTGAACGGATAAGTCCGGCACCCCTGGGGATTCATCTGGCCCAGAACTTTCCGGATCAGCCCGTCTTTGCCCGCCGCGTCGGGCGCCTGCAGGACGACCAGCAAAGACTGTTTTTCTTCCACGAACATGCGGTACTGCAGATCACGAATCTTGTGATTGGTATCCGCCGTGAATGCCTTTGCGTCATCTTTATCGTCAAACGGGCCACCGACTTTGGTGTCCAGCTTCTTCAAATTGGGACGCTTGCCGGGGGCGATCCGATGTTCTTTCGCGAATTTCAGGTCTTCTTTGGCACTCATGTGGCGTCGCGCAGTTGCCGGACGAAATGGGGGAATGCGGCGCGGATGCGGGTCCAGTTGGGGATCGCTTCGGCACCCGATGGATCGTTGCGGAAAAGGTCGCCGGCGATGGTGACGCATTCGGCGAACGATTCCACCGCGACCTCTTCGTCGTGACGATTGAATTGTAAGTCGTTGACGACCGCGTTGGCCGAATGTTGACGGATGCAGTCTTGTGCGGCCCGTAGGTAAGAGGCTCGTAGGGTGATGAAATTGCTGCGGCTAAGCTGGACGCCTTGGCTGGCCAGGGTGCGGTAAATCGTGCACAGGATGTCGATGGCCATCTTCATCAAGCCCTTGGTCTTGTCTTCGACCGACATCGCTTGGTGCTTGTGTTCGTACAGCCGGCACAGGTCGACTTGGCACACGCGTTTGAGCGATGTGTTGCGATAGACCTCCGCCAACGTGCCGACTTCCAGACCCCAGTCGCTGGGGATGCGGTTGCTGCGTGCCAGGTTGCGGGTCAGCGAAAATTCGCCCGAAAGCGGGTACCGAAAATTGCCCAGAAAGCGAATGAAATGGTTGTCGCTGAAACACTGTTTCATCGCACGCAACAAGGGCGCGACCAGCAAGCGGACGACGCGGCCGTGCATGCGATCGGTGACGCGAGCGTAAAAGGCTTTGCAAAACTCATAGTCCAGCGCCGGATGCACCATCGGCAAGCAAAGCCGCGACAGTAACATGCGGTCGTAATCGACGATGTCACAGTCGTGCAAAACGAAAGTGTCGATTTGCGGGTCGGCCAACAAGAAGCCGAACGCCGTCCAAACGCTGCGGCCTTTGCCCGGCGTTGAAACGGGAATCCCGGCATCGATCAGTTCTTGATACAGGCCCTGGATTTCCGGTCCGTCGGTCCAAATGACTTTGGCACGATCGCCCAGCGGTGCGACTTTGCGAAGCGTTTCGGTGTAATCGTCCTGGTCCGGGGCGACCCCCAGGGTGACGGCAATCGTGTGAACGTAATCCGCTTCGGTCAATTCCTGCACGATCCGATCAAAGGGCGCCGCACGCATGTCCGATGCCGTCACGGGCAGCACCAGCCCGATTTTGCTGGCCTGCGTCGATTGACGGATCAGGTCTTCGAGCTGCGTCAGCGTCGCCGACTGCAGGTCGTGAACCGTCGTGATCATGTCGTGCTGATAAAAGTCGGGCATCTTGGATGGGCACCACAGATAGAAAACGGGACGATTCGAAAAGGGGCACGCAGGATACCGGCGCCGCGTGCGGCTCGGAACCAGCGGCGTTTTCGCCAGGTCCGGAACGCCGCCGCGGCGTGGCGGCGACCCGAATCTGCTGGACCCGCTGGATTCTGTACCCTGGGGTGTAGGAATCGAGTATGCTGGGGCACATCGTTTGTGACTTCGGCGTTGTTCTTTCCCCCGATCCGCCAGATTTTCCATGTTTCTGCGTCGTTGCAGCCGTGCCGTGTTGGCAATGGTCCGCCCCGGCCATCGGTCGCTCGGACCGTGTGTTTTGTCGATCTTCCTACTGGGGGCGACTGCGTCGGCCCAGCGCGCGGCCTATGAACGACCGCCGATCGATTATCTGAACGCGGACGTCGACGACGCGGTGGCGCGGCTTCAGCAGCGAATCGACGATGGCCAGACGACTTTGGCGTTCGACGAAACGTTCGGCTACCTGCCGGCGGTGCTGCGCGAATTGGAGGTTCCGGTCAGTTCGCAGATGTTGGTATTTTCCAAGACCAGTTTGCAGATTCACCGCATTTCGCCACGTCGTCCCCGAGCGATCTACTTCAACGACGATGTCTACATCGGTTATTGCCAAAAAGGCGACGTGTTGGAAGTCGCGGCCACCGACGCCCACCAAGGCGCGACCTTCTACACGTTGAAACAGGAACGTACCGAACGACCGGCGCTTGTGCGGGACCGCGGCGGATGTCTGACTTGTCATGCGTCCAGCCGTACGCAAGACGTGCCCGGGTATTTGGTCCGCAGCGTGTTCGCCGACGCGGCCGGTCGCCCAAAATTCGGCAGTGGCACCTTCGTCACCGATCACACCAGCGACTTTCGCGATCGCTGGGGCGGTTGGTACGTCACCGGACGCCACGGATCAATGCGTCACATGGGGAACACTTTGTGCAAGGGAGATGACACGTCGTTTGATCGCGACCCAGGGGCGAACGTGAACGACCTGTCGGACTTCTTCGACACCGATCAGTACTTATCCCCCCACAGCGATCTGGTCGCGTTGATGGTGATGGAACATCAGACCCAGACCCACAATGCGATTGCCGCCGCCAATTATGAGACACGTTCGGCGCTGCATCAGTCCTATGAAATGAATCAGTTGTTGGAACGTCCGGAGGGTTTCATCAGCGACAGCGCCCGGCGTCGCATCCAAGCGGGTGCCGACCAGGTGGTGCGTCATCTGTTGATGTGCGATGAGTTTGCTTTGACCGATTCGGTCAGCGGAACGTCCGACTTTGCCAAGCAGTTCCAGCGACGCGGGCCGTTCGATTCCCAGGGGCGGTCGCTGAGGCAGCTGGATCTGCGGACGCGTTTATTCCGCTATCCGTGCAGCTATCTGATTTATTCTGATGCCATGAACTCGCTGCCTGACGAAGTGCGTGGGGTGATCTATCAGCGGATCGCTGACGTGCTGCGGGGCAACGATACCTCGGGTGACTTCGATCATCTGACCCCGTCGACTCGTTCTGAATTGGCCGAGATTTTGGCGGAAACGCGACCCGAGTTCGAATCGGCTTGGGCATCGGGGGCCCGGTGACAGCCCCGCCCACCGGCTCTCGCTAGCGACGGGCCCGGCGGAGCGAATCGACGTCGTCGCACGCTTGGGCGTGGCTGAAAGCTGGCGTGGGCCGGAGCCGGTATAGAACCGGGCCGGCGTGGGCGGATCGACTTCCGCTGGCCGTGCCGCTGGGTCGTGCAAAGGGTTTTTGGCATTGCCCGTCGGTTGTCTCCGCTTCGGGCAAGATGTCGCACGTGGTAGAAAATGCGTCCGACGGATCCCAATGTCTCCGGGTTTTCCCGGGGCCGGGCCGTGGGGATCCTTTTCACGATTCGCGACGCCTTCCAAAACCACGGGTGCCACAACCCTCATGTACGAACCAGCTCCGACCTACGCCGTTACGATTCGTTTGCGCTATCCCAACATTGCTGGAGTGGCGGAAAGGATCACCGATTCAATCGGCCAGGCGGGTGGATCGATCGGCGGCGTCGATATCGTCAAGGTCGGCGACGGCATGGTTTCGCGCGACTATACGGTCAGCGCTAAAGACGTCGAGCACGGGACCGAGATCGTCGATCAGTTGCGTCAGTTGGATGACGTGTCGGTGGTCAACGTTTCCGACCGTGTCTTTCTGATGCACTTGGGCGGCAAAATCGAAGTGCTACCGACCAAGCCGGTCAAGACACGGGACGATTTGTCGATGGCGTACACGCCCGGTGTCGCTCGAGTGTGCCGGTCCATCGCGGACGATCCGGATGCCTCGTTTTCTTTGACGATCCGTCAGAACACCGTAGCGGTGATCAGCGATGGTTCGGCCGTTCTGGGATTGGGCAACATCGGTCCACGCGCGGCGATGCCCGTGATGGAAGGCAAGGCGATGCTGTTCAAAGAATTTGCCGGCGTTGATGCCTTTCCGATTTGTTTGGACACCCAGGACACCGAAAAAGTCATCGAAGCGGTTCGGCATTTGGCGCCGACCTTTGGCGGCATCAATCTGGAAGACATTTCCGCGCCGCGATGCATCGAAATCGAGGAACGATTGGATGCCGAATTAGAGATTCCCGTTTTTCATGACGACCAACACGGGACGGCGATTGTCGTGTTGGCAGGATTGCAAAACGCATTGAAGCGTGTCGGCAAATCAATCGCCAAAGCGCGGATTGTGATCAACGGTGCGGGATCCGCGGGAACGGCCATCGTGAAAATGTTGAACTTGGCCGGTGCGGGCGAAGTCATCGTGTGCGATCGCGAAGGAGCCATCGTTCCGGCCGACGGATTGGACAAGGTGAAACGCTGGGTGGTGGACAACACCAACCCCAACCGAGTGACGGGCAAACTTGGCGAAGTCATTGCCGGTGCGGACGTGTTCATCGGTGTTTCGGCCGCCAACGTGTTGACCGTCCAAGACATCCAGGCGATGGCCGATCAACCCATTGTCTTTGCGTTGGCCAATCCGGATCCCGAAATTGATCCGCGATTGGCTGCCCCGCACGTTCGGATCATGGCGACCGGGCGCAGCGACTTTCCGAACCAGATCAACAATGTGCTGTGCTTCCCGGGTTTGTTTCGCGGCGTGTTGAAGGTGCGTGCGTCGACAATCAACAACCAGATGAAGTTGGCGGCGGCGCAAGCCATTGCCGGGGTGATTCCGGAACAAGACATCTTGGACGACTACATCATCCCCAGCGTGTTCGACCGCCGTGTCGCGCGTGCGGTCAGCGACGCAGTGTCAACGGCGGCGATCGAATCCGGTGTCGCACGGCGTACCAGTAAACAGCCGTACCGAATTCACTAGACATTCACTCGGCCGATAAACACGCGAGGCCGAATTGGATCGCGGCGTCGATCGAATGCTGCGACGTTTCTGCTTGCTGCCGATTTGGGATTGATGGACACGCCGCGACGGGCGTTTCGTTAGACTGGGCTTAATCGCCCCTTGGCCCGTTCGTAGAAATCCACGCGATTGAAGAAGCGTGGATCGGGCGGACCCAACGGGCGCCCCGCCAGCGTCAGTCTTTCCCGCCTTCCACGCAGCCAAAAGAAGCATGATGTCGCATCAGGTGTCCTCTTCCTCGAAAGGTTGTCGGCCGAGCCCGTCCAAAGCAGACGGGAATCCTGCGGCCGCATCCCGTCGTCGATTTCTAAAAACCGCCGCGGCCGCGGTATCCGCACCCTATTTCGTTTCCGGCCCCACGATGGGCTTGGGGGCTGCGGTTCCGCCAAGCGATCGCGTCACGGTGGGCGGGATCGGAATCGGGCGTCGCGGCACCTACGACCTTGGATGTTTCTTCGAACAGTCCGATGTGCAATTCCTGGCCGTCTGTGATGTGAAGCAGAAGCAACGCCAGGCGATCAAAGCGTTGGCCGACTTGCACCACGGCAACAGCGACTGTGATACCTATCAAGATTTTCGCGAATTGTTGGACCGCGATGATATCGATGCGGTGTTGATTGCGACCGGCCCAAACTGGCACGGCACCGCGGCGTGTGCAGCGGCACGTGCGGGCAAAGACATGTATTGCGAAAAGCCCTGTACAAAGAACATCGCCGAAAGTTTTCAGTTGGCTGATGTGATGCGTCGCACCGGGCGTGTGTTCCAAGCCGGGACCCAGCGCCGAAACCTGCCGCATTTTGCTTTTGCCTGTGAACTGGCCGCGTCCGGACGTTTGGGCAAACTGAAACGCGTCTACGCGCACCCGCGTGGCATGACGGCAAAGATCAGCGGATGGATGCCGCCCGAAGATGCACCGCCGATCGAAGAAGTCGATTGGGACATGTATTTGGGCCCCGCCGCCTATCGTCCCTACAACCACGAAATGATGGCCGCGTTCCACTTTGAAAAAGGGGGCGGTTTCGTCGGTGGTCTTGGCGGCGGTGGCGTCTTGGAATGGGGATCCCACTGTGTGGATCTGTGCCAATTGGCCGCCGGTGCCGATCGCACGGCGCCGGTGAAGTACTCGCCGCCGCGTGATGGCGAAATGGTTTCCACGTACGCCAGTGGCGTCGAACTGGTGTTGCGTGAAAAAGACTGGTTGCCGTTGGGGTCGTGCCCGGTGCGATTCGAAGGCGAAGACGGCTGGGTCGAAACGGGGGACAGCGGCAAATTTGTGCTTAGCAGCAATGAACTGTTGGCCGGCCGCAAGGTCGAAGAAATCGCTGGCTATCCGGCAACGTTCCATGTGCGTGATTTCTTGGACTGTGTGAAAACACGCAGCCAACCCAAGGCCAATGCGGTGGCCGCCTGCTATTCGCATATCGCCTGTCACGCGGCGAACATCGCTTTGTTCCTGGATCGCGAGTTGGAATTCGATCCGGTGAAGGCGGAATTCAAAGACGATGCGGAAGCCAATCGCTTGCGCAGCGAAGCGACCCGCGCGCCGTGGCGAATGTAGCCGACACGCTTGTCCAAGGAATGTCGGATCCATCCGGCAATGATAGCGCGTGAGTTTGCACGAATCTCACGCGGCGACCTTCCCACCGAAACAACCCTCCTTTGATTGAAATCCTGTCCACTCACCATGCGATACTTTGCAATACGGTTCGGATTCTTGGCCGCGGTCGCCGCGTTGACGGCTGTGCCGACGATGGCTCCCGCCGCCGATGGTTTCCGACAAGACGAACAGACGCTCATCGAGATTCTGGTATCCGAAGATGCCGGAAAACCACAAAAGGCAATCGCCTGTAAAAAGTTGGCGGTCTTTGGTTCGCCCAAAGCGGCCGAAGCGTTGGCGCCGCTGCTGCGTGATCCCGAAATGGTGTCATGGGCCCGCATCGCCCTAGAAGCCATTCCGGGTGAAGAAGTCGACCAAGTTTTGATCGAATCCATGGCCGACATCGACGGACGTTCGTTGATCGGCGTGATCAACACTCTGGGCATTCGTGGTACACGTGCTGCGGTGCCATCGCTGATCGATGCCTTGCAGAACCAGGACGCCGACGTGGCGGTCGCCGCCGCGGTCGCGCTGGGGGCCATTGGTGGCAACGATGCACGGCAAGCCCTCCAGTCGGCGTTTGCATCGGCCGATGACATGACCGTCCGATCAGGACTGGCCGAAGGACTGATTCTGGTCGCCGAAAATTCCATGGCCCAAGATCAGTCGGACGCCGCGGCACAGATTTACGATTCGGTCGCCGCCGCTGACGTTCCACCGCAGCGAAAGATCGAAGCGATTCGCGGAAGCATACTGTCACGTGGATCCGACGGCGTGGATCGTTTGATCGAAGCCTTGAAGTCGGATGACCGCGCCAAGCAAGGGATCGCATTGACAACTGTCCGCGAACTGTCGGGCGATGGTGCCACCGACGCATTGGTCAATGCCATTGAAAAAGTCGATGCGTCCCGACGCGCTTTGCTGATCACCGGGTTGGCCGAACGTGGCGATAACGATGCACAAGACGCTTTGATTCGGCAATCCGAGTCAGAGGACTTGGCCGTGCGGTTGGCCGCCATCGAAGGATTGCAGCGGATCGGCGACGTCACCGCCCTGCCCGCTTTGTTGGCCGCCGCCGATGACGAAAACGTGGTGGTGGTGGCATCGGCACTGGAAACGCTTTCACTGTTGCCCGATGACCAATTGGAAGACGCGGTCATCAGCCGGCTGAAAAATGCTGACGGTCGTGCCAAGGAAGTGTTGTTAAGTGTGGTCGGCGCGCGACGGATCGCCGGTGCAAAGTCGATGGTGATTGACACCTTGGATGCAAAGGATGCTTCGATCCGCGAAGCGGCCCTTCAGGCGATAGGCCAGATCGCCACAATGGACGACTTGGGGATGTTGATGGCCCGAGCGTTCGATGCCGACAACGACGACGCGGCGGCATCGCTGGACGCATTGCGTGCGGCTTGTGTGCGTATGCCCGATCGCGATGCGTGTGCGGAAAAGCTGGATCAGGCGGCCGCCAATGCTTCAACCGCAGATCGCATCACGACCCTGGAATTGTTGACCGCGATGGGTGGGGAACGTTCGCTGAAGGCATTGGCCGACGCGGCGCAATCCAACGATCGTGAAATCCAGGACGCTGCGACGCGTTTGCTGGGGACTTGGATGACCGTCGACGCCGCACC harbors:
- a CDS encoding shikimate kinase; translation: MNVVLVGYRGTGKSAVANRIARRLNLRKISLDDAVVRTAGKSIPEIVDAEGWTAFRDLEESVVQRFTGQDGLVIDCGGGVIERDANLARLKQAGPVIWLTASVPTIARRIGGDTQRPSLTGSHSFVDEIADVLQRRHPRYQSVSDFEVCTDDVTVAQVADAVVAWLVEAGHVQAS
- the aroE gene encoding shikimate dehydrogenase translates to MPEITPDTIVCALFGHPVGHSMSPAIHNAAFDALGLPYVYVAHDVTPGQVGEALRGVRAMGYRGLSVTIPHKVEAMENVDVVDPTAQGIGCINTVVNNDGVLTGFNSDGRGALNALIDADADPQDKNVLILSSGGAARAIAVTLVRENPPQRIAIAGKTDSRVQSLVADVQSQGGTPIVGCGLNAEALKPEVDAADIIIHCSPVGMHPNEDATLIPAAWLRRDLAVFDAVYNPRRTKLLADTMAAGGRTIEGLEMFLGQAYVQFELWTGKPAPRDVMRRVVESRL
- the ispG gene encoding (E)-4-hydroxy-3-methylbut-2-enyl-diphosphate synthase — encoded protein: MTIERNPTRAVRIGTITIGDHNPIAVQSMTATKTQDTDATIEQAEAIRKRGAGVVRIAVDSDKDAAALAVIRDGTTANLAVDLQENFRLAEKVAPYVDKIRYNPGHLYHHQRDKPWQDKVRFIIDQAAQHDCAIRIGVNCGSVDPAKKEKYDPSDSITPMLQSALEHCEFVDSLGFDRYVVSLKDSDPKHVVKVNRRFAQARPDVPLHLGVTEAGMPPEGIIKTRIAFEQLIGKGIGDTVRVSLTLPNPRKPEEIDAGQSIIDDIYAGRVRSVVNFNEGGLNIISCPSCSRVENEAFVELAADVKVMTEYAKQYDITIAVMGCRVNGPGETDDADLGLWCGPAKVNLKRGPEPLGAFGYDEILDQLRMELDKLIQQKTASANS
- a CDS encoding polyphosphate kinase 2 family protein, whose amino-acid sequence is MSAKEDLKFAKEHRIAPGKRPNLKKLDTKVGGPFDDKDDAKAFTADTNHKIRDLQYRMFVEEKQSLLVVLQAPDAAGKDGLIRKVLGQMNPQGCRTYPFKVPTKEERAHDFLWRIHRCTPAAGKVSVFNRSHYEDVLVVRVNDLVPKRVWKDRYKIINDFEHMLAEAGTQILKFYLHISPEEQLERFKKRLDNPDKHWKLNTGDYAARDQWDQYREAYEDAIEQCNTDHAPWYVIPADHKWYRDASVAAIVCDTLLSMDPQLPPVDVDLDEIRSLYQREAAELGKASSS
- a CDS encoding glycosyltransferase family protein, translated to MPDFYQHDMITTVHDLQSATLTQLEDLIRQSTQASKIGLVLPVTASDMRAAPFDRIVQELTEADYVHTIAVTLGVAPDQDDYTETLRKVAPLGDRAKVIWTDGPEIQGLYQELIDAGIPVSTPGKGRSVWTAFGFLLADPQIDTFVLHDCDIVDYDRMLLSRLCLPMVHPALDYEFCKAFYARVTDRMHGRVVRLLVAPLLRAMKQCFSDNHFIRFLGNFRYPLSGEFSLTRNLARSNRIPSDWGLEVGTLAEVYRNTSLKRVCQVDLCRLYEHKHQAMSVEDKTKGLMKMAIDILCTIYRTLASQGVQLSRSNFITLRASYLRAAQDCIRQHSANAVVNDLQFNRHDEEVAVESFAECVTIAGDLFRNDPSGAEAIPNWTRIRAAFPHFVRQLRDAT
- a CDS encoding NAD-dependent malic enzyme — encoded protein: MYEPAPTYAVTIRLRYPNIAGVAERITDSIGQAGGSIGGVDIVKVGDGMVSRDYTVSAKDVEHGTEIVDQLRQLDDVSVVNVSDRVFLMHLGGKIEVLPTKPVKTRDDLSMAYTPGVARVCRSIADDPDASFSLTIRQNTVAVISDGSAVLGLGNIGPRAAMPVMEGKAMLFKEFAGVDAFPICLDTQDTEKVIEAVRHLAPTFGGINLEDISAPRCIEIEERLDAELEIPVFHDDQHGTAIVVLAGLQNALKRVGKSIAKARIVINGAGSAGTAIVKMLNLAGAGEVIVCDREGAIVPADGLDKVKRWVVDNTNPNRVTGKLGEVIAGADVFIGVSAANVLTVQDIQAMADQPIVFALANPDPEIDPRLAAPHVRIMATGRSDFPNQINNVLCFPGLFRGVLKVRASTINNQMKLAAAQAIAGVIPEQDILDDYIIPSVFDRRVARAVSDAVSTAAIESGVARRTSKQPYRIH
- a CDS encoding Gfo/Idh/MocA family protein; this encodes MSSSSKGCRPSPSKADGNPAAASRRRFLKTAAAAVSAPYFVSGPTMGLGAAVPPSDRVTVGGIGIGRRGTYDLGCFFEQSDVQFLAVCDVKQKQRQAIKALADLHHGNSDCDTYQDFRELLDRDDIDAVLIATGPNWHGTAACAAARAGKDMYCEKPCTKNIAESFQLADVMRRTGRVFQAGTQRRNLPHFAFACELAASGRLGKLKRVYAHPRGMTAKISGWMPPEDAPPIEEVDWDMYLGPAAYRPYNHEMMAAFHFEKGGGFVGGLGGGGVLEWGSHCVDLCQLAAGADRTAPVKYSPPRDGEMVSTYASGVELVLREKDWLPLGSCPVRFEGEDGWVETGDSGKFVLSSNELLAGRKVEEIAGYPATFHVRDFLDCVKTRSQPKANAVAACYSHIACHAANIALFLDRELEFDPVKAEFKDDAEANRLRSEATRAPWRM
- a CDS encoding HEAT repeat domain-containing protein, producing the protein MRYFAIRFGFLAAVAALTAVPTMAPAADGFRQDEQTLIEILVSEDAGKPQKAIACKKLAVFGSPKAAEALAPLLRDPEMVSWARIALEAIPGEEVDQVLIESMADIDGRSLIGVINTLGIRGTRAAVPSLIDALQNQDADVAVAAAVALGAIGGNDARQALQSAFASADDMTVRSGLAEGLILVAENSMAQDQSDAAAQIYDSVAAADVPPQRKIEAIRGSILSRGSDGVDRLIEALKSDDRAKQGIALTTVRELSGDGATDALVNAIEKVDASRRALLITGLAERGDNDAQDALIRQSESEDLAVRLAAIEGLQRIGDVTALPALLAAADDENVVVVASALETLSLLPDDQLEDAVISRLKNADGRAKEVLLSVVGARRIAGAKSMVIDTLDAKDASIREAALQAIGQIATMDDLGMLMARAFDADNDDAAASLDALRAACVRMPDRDACAEKLDQAAANASTADRITTLELLTAMGGERSLKALADAAQSNDREIQDAATRLLGTWMTVDAAPYLLELASQPSHAYRIRALRGHLRIARQFTMNNRDRLQMANDALKVADREEEKRLILDVVRRYPTPAMLNVAVKVGQDAEMKPEAIAAAAVVLKLVGVTDKTAKALQPLWGKPMDIEIISAKYGSADKQKDVTELLRQHAGDSPLICLPQSQYNSALGGDPAPGSPKELTVEYKINGEAGQVSFAENDPIVLPLP